The DNA sequence GGAGGCCATCGAGTACGAACTCTCACGCGGCGGGCAGGTCTACCTCGTGCATGACAAGGTGAAGAACATCGAACACATCGCGGACATGGTGCGCAAGCTGGTGCCGGGCGTGCGGATCAGTGTGGGCCATGGGCAGCTCGAAGGGCACAAGCTGGAGGAGGTGATGATGGATTTCATCGAGGGCAACACCGATGTGCTGGTGGCCACCACCATCGTGGAGAACGGCCTGGACATCCCCAACGCCAACACCATCATCATCAACGAGGCGCAGAACTTCGGCCTCAGCGACCTGCACCAGTTGCGCGGCCGCGTGGGGCGCAGCAACCGCAAGGCCTTCTGCCACCTGCTCGCCCCCGGTCCGCACCTGCTGCCCGACGTCTCGCGCAAGCGCCTGCAGGCCATCGAGCAGTTCAGCGACCTGGGCAGCGGCATCCACATCGCCATGAAGGACCTCGACATCCGCGGCGCGGGCGACCTGCTGGGTGCCGAGCAGAGTGGCTTCATCAACTCCATCGGCTTCGAGACCTACCACAAGATCCTGGAGGAAGCCGTGCGCGAACTGAAGCACGAGCACTTCGCCGAGCTCTTCGAGGACCGCCAACTGGCGCGCGGCGGCACACGCGACCAGAGCGACGATTGCATCATCGAGACCGATCTCACGATGCTGATCCCCAATAGCTACGTGAGCGAGACCGCCGAACGCCTCGCGCTCTACCGCAAGCTGGACGACATCAAGGACGAAGCGGAGCTGCGGAAGTTCACGACGGAGGTCACCGACCGCTTTGGACCGATCCCCGACCAGGTGCACGAACTCATGGAAGGCATCCGCCTGCGCTGGCTGGGCCAACGCATGGGCCTGGAGAAGATGGTGCTGAAGAAGGGCACGCTGATCGGCACCTTCATCGCCGACCAGAAACACCCCTTCTTCGAGGGCGATGGCTTCAACGCGGTGCTGCGGGCGGTGCAAGCGCAACCACGGCGGTTCAAGGTGTATGAGAAAGCGGGGACCTTGCGGATCAGCGTGCAGGATGTGAAGAACGTGCACGCGGCGAAGGAGGCATTGGAGGGGGTGGTGGGGTTGACGGCGTGATGCGGATGCCCGCTGTAACAAAGCACCTGCTGCTGCGTCCCATTCCCATGAGACCCACCACGTGGTTCGGCAGCATGTTGTTGTCGACCATCTTGATGGCCCAGGACCAGAGGCCTCAGGTGCTCACCCTCGGCGTGTTCCATTTCAACTTTCCGAACCTCGACGCGCGGCAGGTCGCGGAGGATGACCGGATCGACGTGCTGGCACCGCAATATCAAGCGGAGATCACGGACATCGTTGATCGCCTCGCACGGTTCGCACCCACCGTGATCGTCATTGAACGAACACCGGCCGAACAGAGCAGGTTCGACTCGCTTTACCACGCCTACCTCGCCGGCCGGCACGCCTTGTCACGTTCCGAGGAAGAGCAGATCGGGTTCCGCCTGGCGAAGCGTTTCGGCCTGCAAACGCTCCACTGCACAGATGAATGGGGCCGATTCACCCCCAATGTGGGCTCGCTCATCAGTGGCGCCGATAGCGCAGGCTATCGCCGGTTCGAGGACTACTTCAATGCCGACCCGGACGGCGCATTGCGTTCCAAGTCCACGCGAACGCTCCAGGAAAAAGGCATCCTGGCCGCGCTACGCGAACTCAACGACCCCGCGAACATCGAACGCAGCCTCGGGGACTACCTCATCGGCCTCTTCAAATACGAGGAGCATCAAGGCGACTTCACGGGCGTGGATTTCGAGACCGGCCGCTGGTTCAACAGGAACCTGAGGATCTTCCGAAACATCCTGCGCATTCCCGTCTCCCCCCAGGACAGGATCCTGGTGATCTATGGTGCCGGGCATATGAACCTGTTGAACACCTTCTTCCGCAGCTCGCCGGAATTCAAGCTGGTGAGTACGATCGAACAACTGCGGTAAAGCCCAAAGCGCATCTTCAAAATGCCCCTCGGGCTCCGCTCGGGTCCCTCGTGGCCATGCGTCGTTGTCGGAGATCTCACAGGGGTGACCAACCATTCTCGGCTCCGACGCATTTGCTGTACGCGGAACACCTCTCGCTCGCTGCCCAAAGCGATCCTGAGATGTGCGCTAGTGCGCCGTGCTATCGCCTCCAGCGCCTTCCAATTCCGCGATCGTCCGCCGCGCCGCTTCCAAGCGTATACGGTTGTTCTTCGATACGAGCATGTTGGTGATGAACTTCTCCATGCGGTGGTGCAGCGGGATGAGCAGGCCAGCGATGACCACCATGGCCAAGAGGATCAGCAGCGGTGACTGGTCGAACACCTCGCCGAGCACTGGACTAAGCAGCAGGTTGATGAACTCGAAGAGCAGGAGCAGCGCCATCAGCGAGAGGTTCTTGATGGTCTTGGCACCCACCACCGATGTGCGGCTGATGGCCAGCAGGAAGACCAACAGCGTGATGACGATGAGCGCGATGATGCCGAACTGGATGTTGCGGGAGCGCTCCTCCTTGGCCTCCTCCCTGGCCTTCGCCTCCTCGCGATCCTTCAGTTCCTGCGTGAACAATTGGTTCTGCAGCTGGCTCCTGTTCTGCAAAGCCGTGAGCGAGTCACGCCACGCATGGGCGAGCTTCGAGTACACCAACGCGCTATCGGTCATGCCATTCGCCTCGAACGCATCGGACAAGGCTTTGGTGGACCGGATCATGAGGGATGGCGCCGCACTTCGTCGGTGGCCGCGAATCCCTTGCGCGCCCAAGCAAGCGCCTCCGAAGCACGCCCCTGGCCGATGAGCAGCTTCGCATACCCGGCCGAAGCACCGATCAGCGCATCCAGCGTTCCGGCTGAATCCGCTACTGCCAAGCACCGCTTGAAGTAGGGCTCTGCCACGTCGTTCTCGCCACGCGCAGCATGCACAGCAGCCATGATGAGCTTGTAGGCGGCGTAGCCGTAAGGATCCTTGCCCGGCACCTTCATGACATCGAGCGACCGTAGAACCCTTGACCCAAGCCATAGGCCTGTGCCTTCCGCATGTAGCGCAAGGTGCCATCGATATCCCCGACCTGCTGGTACACGATCGCGGTCTCCTTGCAGGTCAGGCTCATGCGCATGCTGTCCCCGATCTGCTGGTAGCCCTCGAAGGCGATGTTGAAGTGCTTCAGCGCCCCATTCACATCGCTGAGCTTGGTGAAGGCCACGCCGATACCGAAGTTGGCCATGGCGAGCAGCGTGTCGTTCTTGATCGCTTCCGCCAACTCAAGTCCCCGTATCGCCGCCTTCATGCAGTCGTCCGTGCGACCGACAAAAGCGTACTGGCCGGTGAGCCTGTTGATGGCGATCATCTTGGCCCGAGGGTCGGTCGCCGCCCGCTCGCGTGCTTCCAGTGAATCGATCGGAAGGCCGCGCAGCCTGGCGACCAGCGTATCAAGCGGCTGGGCGTGAAGCGAGACCACCGTGCCGAGCAGAAGCAGGCCCGCCGTGAATACACGGATGTCACACAACGGCCGGAACCGGAACATGGGTGAGATGAAAGCATAAAGATGCGGGTTCGCGGATGAACGCGCTGATGCCTCCACCAACGGTAATGAGAGCCATGTGCAGTACCCGGACCTTTACGACCATGAAAGCCGCCATCGCCACCGCCTACGGAAGCCCCGACGTCATCCACATCGCGGATGTCCTCACGCCTTCGCCGAAGATGAACGAAGTGCTCATCCGCATCCACGCCTCGGCGGTGAACGCGGCCGACTGGCGGCTGCGCAGTGCCAACCCGTGGTTCGTGCGGCTGGTCTTCGGGCCGTTCAAGCCGCGCCGGCCAATTCTGGGCGTGGTCTTCGCCGGTGAAGTGGTGGAGACCGGGACGGACGCGAACAGGTACAAGAAGGGCGACCGCCTCTTCGGCTGGACGAGCATCATGGGGCTGGGCGGCCACGCCGAGTACATCGCGCTATCGGAGAACGGTGCCTTCGCTCCGATGCCTTCCGGGATGAGCTACACCGATGCAGCGGCGATCCCCTTCGGCTTCGGCACCGCAAGGCACTTCCTCAGCAAAGCGAAGGTGGGCAAGGACCAGCGCGTGCTCATCTACGGCGCATCGGGCGCGGTGGGCAGTGCGGCCGTGCAGCTGGCGCGCAGCCTGGGCGCGGAAGTGACCGGCGTATGCAGCACCCGCAACGTGGAGCTGGTACGCTCGCTGGGTGCCCGTGAAGTGATCGACTACACGAAGGATGATCTCCTCGCCCATCGCGATCGCTTCGACGTGGTCTTCGAGACCGTGGGCAAGTTGCCGTTCAAGGAAAGCATCGCTTTAGTGAAACCGAAGGGGACGATCATCACAGGCTCGGAGATGCCCGCACAGATGCTGGCGCGTGTTTTCGCCAGCAAGGGCGGTAAGAAGGTGACCGTGATCGGTGGCACAGCGGGGGAAAGCGCGGATGACATGCGCCACCTGGCCGAACTCTGGCGGCGCGGGGAGATCCGCGCGGTGATCGACAGCACCTACCCGCTGGCGCGGATCCAGGAGGCGCACAGTGTAGCGGAGAGCGGAAGGAAAGTAGGGAACGTGGTGATCACCTGCTGATCAAGCGCGCTCAGCAGGGAACACGGCCGCTCACACCTCCTTCAGATCCACCGCCTCCACCGCCTTGATGTGCGGTGCCACACGCTTGATGGCCTCCTCCACCCCGGCCTTCATGGTCATGGGGCTCATGGCGCAGTTGGTGCATGCCCCATGCAGCCGCACGCGGGCGATGCCGTCGGCGGTCACCTCCTCCAGCGTGATATCACCACCGTCAGCTTCCAGGAAGGGACGCAGATCGGCCAGCGCGGATTCGATGCGCTCGGTAGTGTGCAGGAGTTCGCGGCGGTCCATGGTCAGGCGGTCACACGTCGACCTTCGGCCTCCAGCGTGGCAAGGCACTGTTGGAAGGCCGCACAAAGGTCGGCAAAAGCACGGGCGGCGGGCGTCTCGCCTTGCAGCACGGCAGGTCGGCCCACATCACCGGCTTCGCGAATGCTCTGTACCAGTGGCACCTCGGCCAGAAAAGGCACTTCCAGTTCCTCCGCGAGCGCGCGGGCGCCACCCTTGCCAAAGATGTGATAGCGGTTCTCCGGCAGTTCGGCCGGGGTGAACCAGGCCATGTTCTCCACGATGCCCAGCACCGGCACGTTCACACTGGGCAGGCGGAAGAGACCCACGCCCTTGCGCGCATCGATCAAGGCCACGGGCTGAGGGGTACTGACGATGATGGCCCCGCTGAGCGGCACGGCCTGCACCAGCGAGAGGTGGATGTCGCCCGTGCCCGGCGGCAGGTCCACCAGCATCACATCCAGATCGCCCCAGTCGGCATCCTTGATCAGTTGCTCCAAGGCCTTGGTGGCCATGGGCCCGCGCCATGCGATGGCCTGGTCGGTCTGTGCGAAGAAGCCGATGCTGAGCAACTTCACACCGTAGCTCTCCACCGGTACGATCCATTGCCGGCCGTCCTTCTCACGGGTGTCGGGTTTCTCGTGTGGCACATCGAACATCATGGGCATGCTGGGGCCATATATGTCGGCATCCACCAGGCCCACCTTCAAGCCACGCGCCGCCAGCCCTGCCGCCAGGTTGGCGGTGATGGTGCTCTTGCCCACCCCGCCCTTGCCGCTGGCGATCGCCACGATATGCTTCACGCCTGGCAGCACTTTCCGGAGGTTGCCGCGCTCACCGCTCAACGGCGTCACTGTGGCCATCACCGTCACATCCTGCCCCAGCACCTGCTTCAGGTTGAAGGTGACGGCTTCCTCCATGCGTTTGCGGCTGTGCATGGCGGGATTGCTCACCTCCACATGCACGCTCACGGAGTTGCCGGCGATGCGGATGTCGCGCACCAGGTCGAGCGCCACGATGTCCTTCTTCAGGTCGGGTTCGATGATGCGGGAAAGGGCGGAAAGGACGGCCTCCTTGGTGAAGCTCATGGCGGGTGCGAAGCTAACGCCTTGGCGAACCGCGTGTTCAGGGCCGCTCGCTGGCTGGCGGTGTATCCACGCGTGTCCTGGAGCGGGCGGGATCCATCAACCACAACTGGGCTATGGACGGGTCCTCGAAGAAGCCGATGTCGTAAGGCGCTCCTGGGGGCGTGGCGTTCACCATGCGATCCACGGCCAGCAGGTTCAATCCATCCTCGCTGTTCACGATCGCGATGCGTTCCAAGCCGGCCGCCATCACCTGCGGGGTGAACTCCTTCATGGACCACACCTGATCGTCGTAAAGAATGGGACCCGCCTTTCGCCCATCGCTCATCCAGAGTTTCGCGCCGGTGGCGCGCACCACCTCCAAAAGGCGCAGCAGCAAAGACCTATAGGCTTCGCCCGCCACGGGCCTCTTCCAGACCAGCTTCACCAACCGCTGCTCCGGGTGGACCTCGATGCTGCCATCAGCGTCGTCGTGCAGGATATCGACCTTCATGGGCCTCTATAGGATACCGAAAGGTACTCCGGGGGCGATCACAATCCGAGTTCCACCGCCGGATCCCAATAGCGCCTGGCGAAGTCCACCACCTGGTCGTCCGCCACTTTCACGCCCTCCTTCTCCAGCAGTTCCTGCATGCGCGTGGGTGTGCCGAAATGGTGCTTGCCACTGAGCATGCCGATCCGGTTCACCACGCGATGGGCAGGCACGACAGGGCGCACGCGGTGGCTGTTGTTCATGCAATAGCCCACCATGCGGCTGCTGCGCGCGGCGCCGAGGTACTTCGCGATGGCGCCATAACTCGTCACGCGCCCCTTGGGGATCCGGCGCACCACGGCCATCACATCGGCGAAGAAGTCGCGCTCCTGCACCGCCCCGTCGATCACCTGGCGCTTGGACATGGAGCGAATGTATGCGGGTGCGCGGACGCGCTCATGACCCGAAGCGCACGTAGCGGATCGTCCTCCCCTCGGCCAGCCAAATGCTTTCATAATAGGTGCGGATGTTGAGCACGGCCTGTTCTTCCGGGGAGACGCGATGCACCAGGTCGGTGTGGATGTTGGCACTCTTCTCGTGCAGCGGCAGCTTGTGCTCCGCGATCATCTCCAGGGTGTACTCGTACAGCACGGGGCTGTCGGTCTTCAAGTGGATGATCCCGCCAGGTTTGAGGATCTCCCGGTAGCGCGTGAGGAACAAGGGACTGGTGAGGCGTTTGCGCGGCTTGCCCAGTTGGGGGTCGCTGAAGGTGAGCCAGATCTCGTCCACTTCCTGCGGCCCGAAGCAGCGTGTGATGTGGTCCACGTGCGTGCGCAGGAACCCCACGTTGGCGAGGCCCTCCTCCTTCGCCATGCGCGCACCGCGCCACAAGCGGGCCCCCTTGATGTCGACCCCGAGATAGTTCCTTTCCGGATGAAGACGCGCCAGGCCAACGGTGTACTCGCCGCGTCCACAACCCAGCTCCAGCACCAGGGGTGCTTCACGCTTGAAGAAGTCCGCGTTCCATTGCCCGCGCAGCGGAAGCCCTTCCTTCGTCAGCGCCTCGAAGGTGGGCTGCACCACATGGGTGAAGGTGGCGTTCTCGGCGAAGCGGAAGAGTTTGTTCTTGCCCATGGCGGAAGGGGCGGCGAAAATACCGTGAAGCGCCGGTGAAGGATGGCGTGTGATCTTGCGTTGCCTGAACACGGAGTTGACATGGCCCGCCGCACCTTTGGCTCCCGGGATGTTCCATGGCGCGCGCATACTGGTGGCCCCGCTCGATTGGGGCCTGGGGCACAGCACCCGCTGTGTGCCCATCATCAGGCGTCTGCTCGAATTGGGCGCCGAACCGGTGATCGGTGCCGATGGCGGCCCGCTCGCCCTGTTGCGCGGCGAGTTCCCGGCGATACCCTGGGTGCGCATTCCGGGTGTTCGTATCCGCTATGGCAGTGGCCGTAGCCAGTTGTGGAGCATGGCCCGGCAATTCCCGGCCATGGTGCGCAGCGTGCAGGCGGAGCGCGCGTTGTTCGACCGCATACGGCACGCAATGCGCCTCGATGCGGTGATCAGCGACCAACGCTTCGGCATCCGCGCGACGGATCTGCCCAGCGTGATCGTCACGCACCAGGTCTTCCCATTCACACCCATCGCCCAAAGCGCCTTGCGCCAGTTGAACCTGAGGCACATCGCACGCTTCCACCGTTGCTGGGTGATGGACGAACCCGAAGCGCCCGGACTCGCCGGTGAGTTGAGCCATGGCGAGCGCATGCCGGCCAACGCACGCTACATCGGCACCCTGAGCAGGCTGAGGTCCGACGGCCCCGAAGCCCGCGACCCCTACCGCATCGTGGCCGTCTTCAGCGGACCCGAGCCGCAACGTGGCATCCTGGAGCGGATGCTGTTGGAACGCCTGCCCCACATTCCCGGCGAACATCTCATGGTCCGCGGCCTTCCCGGTGATACGCCGGTGCGGCGGCATTGCAACATCACGGTCGTGCCGCACCTGGCCGCCGATGACCTGGCCATGCATCTCCGCGCGGCCGAAATGATCGTGTCGCGCAGTGGATACACCACCCTGATGGACCTGGTGGCCATGGGGCGCACCGCGCTGGTGGTGCCCACACCGGGCCAGGCCGAACAGGAATACCTGGGCGCGCTGCACCGGCGTACCGGTCGTTTCGTGGTGCAGCGCCAGGACGATATCGACCTGAAGCGCGCGCTGGACCGCATCGACAGCGGGCTGGTATCACGGCCGCGCTTCGGGCAACCCCTGCTGGAGGAAGCGCTGAAGGAACTGGCCGGGTTGATCCCGCGACCCGTGGCGGCGGCCTAACTTCGGCGGTCCATGCACCGTCACGCCCTGCTTCTGTCGGCCGCGCTGTTCGCGGCGCATTTCGTTCCAGGCCAACCCGATCTCGATGCCCGGCTCCATCGCCTGGAGCAGGACCTTGAGCGGATCGAGTCGCAGCGTGCCGCGCACGTGGCGCGGATGGACTCCTTCAAGCTGGCCATCGTGCGCCGCGACCTGCGCGCCAAGGGTCTGCCCAAGGTGCATGAGAGCGAAAAGGTGGTGGAACACCCCGGCCACATGCTCGTGTACGACCAGCGCCACAAGCAATCGAAATGGGTGGCGCACATCGCCACACCCGACCTGGTCACCGGCAACCTGGCGCGCATCGATTCCTTCCTGCCCGACCCGCTGGTGGAGGCCGGTACGGCGGCGACCGTGGACTACTGGTTCAGCGGATACGACCGCGGCCACCTCGTGCCCAGCGCCGACATGCGGTGGAACTACGACGCCCTGCAGGCCACCTATCTCTACAGCAACGTCAGTCCGCAGAAGCCCGAGTTGAACCGTGGGTCGTGGGCGGAGCTGGAGGACTGGGTGCGGCGCTATGTGAACTTCAGCCGGCGGCGCGTATTCGTGGTTACCGGACCGGTGCTGCGCGAAGGGCTGCCCGTGATGCAGAAGCCCAACCGCGAGAATGACGTGAGCATCCCGGAACTCTTCTACAAGGTGGTCGCCGATCTGGACGGTGATGCGCCCAAGGGGATCGCCTTCCTCCAGGCCAACGGCGTGAACGACCACCCCACGATCAGCTACGCGGTCACCATCGACAGCGTGGAGGCGCTCACCGGCATCGACTTCTTCGCCGCCCTGCCACCGGATGTGCAACAGCACATCGAAGGTTCCTTCAACACGAAGGACTGGTACGCCGAGGGCGACCCGAACTACGGCGAGGTGGCACCCCTGAAGGCCCCGCTGCCCAAGGGCATGTTCAACACCGTGCAGGCGCGCTACCATGTGGGCAAGACCGCCACCATCTGTGGCACGGTGGTCAGTTCGCGCAAGACCGCCAAGGCACAGGCCATCTACCTGAATCTGGACCGCCTGCACCCCAACCAGGATTTCTACGCCACCATCTGGTCGTACAATGGGCCCAATTTCAGCTACGACCCGGAGACCTACCTGCTGAACAAGGCCATCTGCGTCACGGGCAAGATCACGCTGTTCGACGACATCCCGCGCATCAGCATCAACAACGAGAAGGAGATCGTCTTCTGGGACGAGATCTCCCCGAAACCGTGATCGGGGCGATCACGGCGCCTTCCGCAGCGTGAAGCTGAAGGTGGTGCCCTCCCCTTCGGTGCTCTTCACGGTGATCGTCTGGCCGTGCGCATCGATGATGTGCTTGACGATGGCGAGGCCAAGACCTGAACCGCCCTCGTTGCGCGAGCGGCTTTTCCCCACGCGGTAGAAGCGTTCGAACAAACGTGGCAGGTGTTCCTCGCTGATGCCGATGCCATCATCACTCACCTCCACCAGGATCTGGTCGCCCAAGGGGTAGCTCTTCACGTGGCAGTTCCCGCCTGGCCGTCCATAGTTGATCGCGTTGCTGAAAAGGTTGGTGAAGACCTGCGCCAGCCGGTCGCGGTCCGCGATCACCGGTGTGGGCGAGGTGAGTTCATTGCGCATTGTCATGCCCTTCTCGCTCGCCTGCAGGTCGAAACCCTCCATGGTCTCCTTCACCAGCGTGTGCAGGTCCATACGCGCGGTGCGCAGTTCCATCACGCCGCTCTCCAGCTTGGTGATCAGGTCCAGGTCCTCCACGATCTTCATCAGTCGGTCCACCCCGTTGCTGGCGCGGTTCAGGAAGTCGCGGTTCACCTTTTCATCCTCCAGTCCGCCTTCGAGCAGGGTGAGGATGTATCCCTGGATGTTGAAGATGGGCGTCTTCAACTCGTGGGCGAGGTTGCCGATGAACTCGCGGCGGAACTTCTCGCGCTCCTGCAGCTCGCGTATCTCGGCGCGGCGTGCGGTGGCCCACTCGCTCACCTCGGTGTTCACCTTGCCCAGCACGTCGCCCTCCATGTCCAAGCGCTCGGGCTCCTTGCGCGCGCGCCGCAGCTCGTGCACGGTGCGGTAGAGCACCTTGATGCGGCTGTGGATGAAGCGCTCGATGGCGAAGCCGAAGACCCCGTAGGCCACCCCGAAGAGCAGAACGGCGGCGATCAGGGCGCGCCAGACGCCACCTTCGCCCAGGGCGAGCAGGATCACCAGCACCACCGTACCACCCGAGAGCGCCACCAGCAAAGCGGCGAGCAGGGCGACCTGGCGGGGAGAAAGCTGGCCCAATGTGTGGCGGCTTGATGGTGCCGGCCGATGCTTCGGCAGGCGGCCAAAGATAGCCGCGCCCCCGGGGAAGGCCCGTCCGGCAAGGCTTTGCGGCCATCATTTAAGACAGGCTTAACATGGGCTCTGGGACTGGCCGAAGGGGCCGCATGCGGAAAACCCGACCTTCGCGCCATGCGCTTCGGCATCCTGGAGTTCCTCACCCTGGCGGGCTCGCTCGGCCTGTTCACCTATGGCATGAAGGTGATGAGCGAAGGCCTGCAGAAGGTGGCCGGCGGCCGCATGCGCGGGGTGTTGAAGGCGATGACCGCCAACCGGGCCGCAGGCGTGCTCACCGGCCTGGTGAGCACCGCGGTGATCCAAAGCAGCAGCGCCGCCACGGTGATGGTGGTGAGCTTCGTGAACGCCGGACTGATGCAGGTGCGGCAGGCCATCAGCGTGATCATGGGCGCCAACATCGGCACCACCATGAAGGCGCTCGTCTTCAGCTGGGCGGTGTTCTCCTCCACCAGCATCACCCAGTTCGCCATTCCCATCATCGGCCTGGCCTTCCCGCTGCTCTTCATGCGCACCCCGCGCGCCAAGGCCGGTGCGGAGTTCCTCATCGGTGCGGCATTGCTCTTCCTCGGCCTGGAGTTCATGCAGGTCCACGCGCCCACACCATCGGCGGACATGTTGATGATGCTGGAACGATACGCCGGCATGGGCCTGTGGAGTGTGTTGCTCTTCGTGCTGGTGGGCACCGCGCTCGCCGCGCTGCTCCAATCCTCCAGCGCCTCCATCGCACTAACCCTGGTGCTTTGTGAGAATGGCACCGTGGGCTATCCCATGGCCGCCGCCCTCGTGCTGGGCATGAACATCGGAACCACCGTCACGGCCAACCTGGCATCACTGGTCACCAACGCCTTCGCCAAGCGCACCGCACGCTTCCATCTGCTCTTCAATCTGATCGGCGTGGCCTGGGCGGTGGCGCTCTTCAGCCCCTACCTGGACCTGATCGACGCGCAGGTGACCCGCTTCTTCGGTGCTTCACCCTACACCGACGCCTCCTCCGTCAAATGGGCGCTCACCTTCCTTCACATCTCCTTCAACATGGTGAACACCCTGCTGCTCGTGGGGCTTGTGCCCGTATTGGACCGGATGATGACCCGGCTGGTGCCCGCACGCAGTGAGGTCGACGAGGAGTTCAGGCTGGAATACCTCGACGCTGACATCCCCCTCACGCCCGAAGTGTCCCTGATCGAGGCGCGCAAGGAGATCGGCCGCTTCGGACAGGTGGCCCACGAGATGCTCCGCATCATGCGTGAATTGCTGATCGTGAAGGACGCCCAACAGAGCCGCCGCCTGCTGGACCGCATGGCCAAGTACGAGCAGATCACCGACCGCGTGGAGGTGGAGGTGGGCAAGTACCTCACGCGTGTGAGCACCGAGGCGCGCAACGAGGAGGTCTCGCTGCGCATACAGGGCTACCTGGCCATCATTGGCGATCTGGAACGTATCGGCGACATCTTCTTCCAGATGAGCAAATCCGTGGAACGGAAAATGGATGAGCGGCTGTGGTTCACGCCCGAACAGCGCGAGAACCTCATGGCCATGCTCGATGCGGTGGAGCAGGCCTTCGAGGTGATGCACCGCAACCTGGGTCCGGACCAGGAAAGCGTGGCGTTGGACGAGGCGGAGGAGGCCGAGCAGCGCATCAACCACCTGCGCGACCAGCTGC is a window from the Flavobacteriales bacterium genome containing:
- a CDS encoding tetratricopeptide repeat protein yields the protein MKVPGKDPYGYAAYKLIMAAVHAARGENDVAEPYFKRCLAVADSAGTLDALIGASAGYAKLLIGQGRASEALAWARKGFAATDEVRRHPS
- a CDS encoding NAD(P)-dependent alcohol dehydrogenase, which gives rise to MKAAIATAYGSPDVIHIADVLTPSPKMNEVLIRIHASAVNAADWRLRSANPWFVRLVFGPFKPRRPILGVVFAGEVVETGTDANRYKKGDRLFGWTSIMGLGGHAEYIALSENGAFAPMPSGMSYTDAAAIPFGFGTARHFLSKAKVGKDQRVLIYGASGAVGSAAVQLARSLGAEVTGVCSTRNVELVRSLGAREVIDYTKDDLLAHRDRFDVVFETVGKLPFKESIALVKPKGTIITGSEMPAQMLARVFASKGGKKVTVIGGTAGESADDMRHLAELWRRGEIRAVIDSTYPLARIQEAHSVAESGRKVGNVVITC
- a CDS encoding NifU family protein encodes the protein MDRRELLHTTERIESALADLRPFLEADGGDITLEEVTADGIARVRLHGACTNCAMSPMTMKAGVEEAIKRVAPHIKAVEAVDLKEV
- a CDS encoding Mrp/NBP35 family ATP-binding protein, giving the protein MSFTKEAVLSALSRIIEPDLKKDIVALDLVRDIRIAGNSVSVHVEVSNPAMHSRKRMEEAVTFNLKQVLGQDVTVMATVTPLSGERGNLRKVLPGVKHIVAIASGKGGVGKSTITANLAAGLAARGLKVGLVDADIYGPSMPMMFDVPHEKPDTREKDGRQWIVPVESYGVKLLSIGFFAQTDQAIAWRGPMATKALEQLIKDADWGDLDVMLVDLPPGTGDIHLSLVQAVPLSGAIIVSTPQPVALIDARKGVGLFRLPSVNVPVLGIVENMAWFTPAELPENRYHIFGKGGARALAEELEVPFLAEVPLVQSIREAGDVGRPAVLQGETPAARAFADLCAAFQQCLATLEAEGRRVTA
- a CDS encoding MGMT family protein, which gives rise to MSKRQVIDGAVQERDFFADVMAVVRRIPKGRVTSYGAIAKYLGAARSSRMVGYCMNNSHRVRPVVPAHRVVNRIGMLSGKHHFGTPTRMQELLEKEGVKVADDQVVDFARRYWDPAVELGL
- the trmB gene encoding tRNA (guanosine(46)-N7)-methyltransferase TrmB is translated as MGKNKLFRFAENATFTHVVQPTFEALTKEGLPLRGQWNADFFKREAPLVLELGCGRGEYTVGLARLHPERNYLGVDIKGARLWRGARMAKEEGLANVGFLRTHVDHITRCFGPQEVDEIWLTFSDPQLGKPRKRLTSPLFLTRYREILKPGGIIHLKTDSPVLYEYTLEMIAEHKLPLHEKSANIHTDLVHRVSPEEQAVLNIRTYYESIWLAEGRTIRYVRFGS
- a CDS encoding DNA/RNA non-specific endonuclease yields the protein MHRHALLLSAALFAAHFVPGQPDLDARLHRLEQDLERIESQRAAHVARMDSFKLAIVRRDLRAKGLPKVHESEKVVEHPGHMLVYDQRHKQSKWVAHIATPDLVTGNLARIDSFLPDPLVEAGTAATVDYWFSGYDRGHLVPSADMRWNYDALQATYLYSNVSPQKPELNRGSWAELEDWVRRYVNFSRRRVFVVTGPVLREGLPVMQKPNRENDVSIPELFYKVVADLDGDAPKGIAFLQANGVNDHPTISYAVTIDSVEALTGIDFFAALPPDVQQHIEGSFNTKDWYAEGDPNYGEVAPLKAPLPKGMFNTVQARYHVGKTATICGTVVSSRKTAKAQAIYLNLDRLHPNQDFYATIWSYNGPNFSYDPETYLLNKAICVTGKITLFDDIPRISINNEKEIVFWDEISPKP
- a CDS encoding sensor histidine kinase, giving the protein MGQLSPRQVALLAALLVALSGGTVVLVILLALGEGGVWRALIAAVLLFGVAYGVFGFAIERFIHSRIKVLYRTVHELRRARKEPERLDMEGDVLGKVNTEVSEWATARRAEIRELQEREKFRREFIGNLAHELKTPIFNIQGYILTLLEGGLEDEKVNRDFLNRASNGVDRLMKIVEDLDLITKLESGVMELRTARMDLHTLVKETMEGFDLQASEKGMTMRNELTSPTPVIADRDRLAQVFTNLFSNAINYGRPGGNCHVKSYPLGDQILVEVSDDGIGISEEHLPRLFERFYRVGKSRSRNEGGSGLGLAIVKHIIDAHGQTITVKSTEGEGTTFSFTLRKAP
- a CDS encoding Na/Pi cotransporter family protein, whose amino-acid sequence is MRFGILEFLTLAGSLGLFTYGMKVMSEGLQKVAGGRMRGVLKAMTANRAAGVLTGLVSTAVIQSSSAATVMVVSFVNAGLMQVRQAISVIMGANIGTTMKALVFSWAVFSSTSITQFAIPIIGLAFPLLFMRTPRAKAGAEFLIGAALLFLGLEFMQVHAPTPSADMLMMLERYAGMGLWSVLLFVLVGTALAALLQSSSASIALTLVLCENGTVGYPMAAALVLGMNIGTTVTANLASLVTNAFAKRTARFHLLFNLIGVAWAVALFSPYLDLIDAQVTRFFGASPYTDASSVKWALTFLHISFNMVNTLLLVGLVPVLDRMMTRLVPARSEVDEEFRLEYLDADIPLTPEVSLIEARKEIGRFGQVAHEMLRIMRELLIVKDAQQSRRLLDRMAKYEQITDRVEVEVGKYLTRVSTEARNEEVSLRIQGYLAIIGDLERIGDIFFQMSKSVERKMDERLWFTPEQRENLMAMLDAVEQAFEVMHRNLGPDQESVALDEAEEAEQRINHLRDQLRRGHLKSIEAGDYNVKSGLIYNDLFSSCEKVGDHLINVSEALAGEM